GCTGCCACCTCAGCCCCGACTTCCCCCACCGAGACCCCTCTCAGGCTGGCTCCCGCGAGGCAGTGACTCTGGGGACTGTCTCGGTGTGGCCCTGGACGCGGCTGGAGCTGTGGGTGCCCGGGGACGTTGGCGCTGGCGTGCCCACAGCCCTCTGGGCTGTGCGGCGTGTCTCTCTTCCCCAGCAGCCTTGGTGTCTTCTCGCCCTTTGtggtttagttttgggggccacgcccggctgTGCTGGGGACCGTGTAGTGGCAGGAGGCGAGCCTGGTCCGGCCTGGTGAGCGTCTCCCACCCTGATGCTTCTCGTCTCTTCCCTGGCCGACTGGCTCTGCCCCCAGAGGCCCCCAGGTCCCCACGTGGGGCCCCTTTGAGTGAGCCCGAGCTGCGCGCCGCCTGCCCTGGTGTCCCTTCCGAGGTGACTTGTCCCTTCACGGGCCCGCACGCTTCCACAGAGGCTGGGGATTCTGCTCCTTCAGGCGAACTTCCTGCCCTCGCCCTCGCCCCCCAGTGCCGGTGGTGTTTGGGTTGTCGTGGTAACGTAATGAGTAAGCCTGAAGATCTGGCTTTGTCCCAGCTCTGAGTCACCTGCCCCGGACTTACCTGTGTCCCGTGATTTGGGTTCCCCGACCCCCCACAGGGCAGGATGTTCCCTCCGGGGGCAGCTCTGGGTGTCCTGTCCCCTCTCGGCTGACCGTGTCGGCCTGGCTGGCAGGGGTGCGGCAGCTCCCCCCCACGGTGCTGGGGTGCCAGCCCAGAGAGCAGAGGTGCCCCTGCCCGGCTGTTGCACAGACCTCTCCGCCCCTCGTGCCCACCTgagcattttctctctctctctccctcagaaTGTGCTGGCCAAGGCCCTGTACGACAATGTGGCCGAGTCCCCGGACGAGCTCTCCTTCCGCAAGGGCGACATCATGACGGTGCTGGAGCGGGACACGCAGGGCCTGGACGGCTGGTGGCTGTGCTCGCTGCACGGGCGGCAGGGCATCGTGCCGGGCAACCGCCTCAAGATCCTGCTGGGCATGCAGGACAAGAAGCCCGCGGCGCCCGACGGCGTGTACCTGGTGCCCACCCCCGGCAAGACTCAGCCCGGCCTCTACCAGCCCCCGGGCGCCAGCCCCCAGTTCCAGTCCACCCCTGCCAAGCACTCGGCCCCCTTCTCAAAGCCGCTGGCGCCTCACCCCGCCCCAGACCTGTACCAGGTGCCCCCGGGGCCCGGCAGCCCCGCCCAGGACATCTACCAGGTGCCCCCCGCCGCCGGGATGGGCCACGACATCTACCAGGTGCCCCCGTCCATGGACGCGCGCGGCTGGGAAGGGGCGAAGCCGCCGGCCAAGGTGAGACGGCCCCGCTGACCTGGCCCACCCTGGGGTCTGTGTCCCCGCTGGGTCAGAGCCCAAGAGGGCATGGGGGTGCCCAGACCAGGGTCAGCTGGTACTCATCGCTGGGGCATGGGGGGCTGTGTCTGGTGgtatgtatacatgcacacaccttcCCTGCACACCGACAGTCCCACACACCTGCGCGTACCCAGCACCTCGCAGTGCACATACTTAGTCATGCTCAGCTATGTGGGCTCACTCCCACATCTCACTCAGACCTGCCTGCACACTCACGCACTGTGCTTGCTGCCCTGTGGGCATGCTCTCCTCATTTTCACTcctcacacacccctcacacacacgccTCACATACACTCCTCACACACGcctcacacacccctcacacacgcgcctcacacatgccacacacacgcctcacacacactcctcacacctcacacacatgCCTCACACGTCTCACAACACAGTCCTCACACACACTTCTCACGACACACGCCTCACACACACGTCTCACACACAGTCCTCACACATGCCTCACACACgcctcacacacctcacacatgcCTCACACACATGCCTCACACACATGTCTCACACAGTTCTCACAcatgcctcacacacacacctcacagaaTCCTCACACACACGCCTCATAGTCCTCACACCTCACACACGCCTCACACACATgcctcacacacacctcacacacagtcctcacacacacacctcacacagtcctcacacacactcctcacacacactcctcaAACACTCCTCACACACTCCTCACTCATTCTTTCCTCACTCGTCACACAGTCACTCATCACAACTTGTTACTCCTCACACTCCTCACACACTCacccctcactcacacacacacactcctcacacaTACTCCTCACACACTTCTCACTCCGCACACACTTAATCACACTCACTTCTCACACACGCAGTCctcacttctctctcctccctcactcttCAGACCGACTCCTCACCGAGTCCTCACACTCCTCACACGCTTCTCGCACTCCTCACTTCTCACTCagctcactccctctcccccctctctcctcactccccCTCATTCCTTACTCGCTCCTCAGCTCAGACACTCACGCTCCCTCCTCACTCCTCATTCACTCACACTGGCCCGGACTCTCGTGGCCTGTGCGCCTGAGGGAGcccctgtccccatccccctGCAGGCCGCTTGTCCTGCGTGTGCGAGGGCAGCACAGGGAGCGTCAGGGCTTGGTCACTCTGCTGCTTCGGGGGCCCTGAGCTCCTGTCTCCTGCTCAGACCAGCTGCTGACCTGGCTGCCGGCCGGGAGGGAGGGTGTGTGCTGGGCCCGGCCTCCCTGCCCGAAAGGCCGCGTCCTCTCTGCGCATTGCACAGCCCTGTGGGCCAGGCCTGTTTGCCCTGGGAATGTGCGACCAGGTGACGGGCAGCGTGTCCGCCTTTCCCGTCTCTGCGCACCCTAGCATGCAAGGGGCTGTCCGGGAGTGGGGCTCGGAGCACTCTCTGGGGTCACTCACTCTTCTCTCCTGTGAAGGCAACCTCACGGGCTGTGGCCTCTCTGCAGGGCCGTGTCTAGGTGCCCACAGTGCCCAGGGGCGCTGCCGCGTCAGAGGGCCAGAGTGGGCTCCGGACTGTGGGCCTGCCGAGGCCagctgttgggggtggggaagtggctcatgcccttgagggagggggcagggagagagggcacTCGGGTGGGCGCAGGGTACCTTGGCACCCATCAGGCAGCAGATGCCACAGCTGAGCTCAGTCCTGCTTCCCGACGTTCCCCCCACTTtgggcccctgggggtggggggcacctgtCCCATCCGGAGCTCCTGGAGGCCTCAGCGTCACTTCTGCAGACGCCCCAGGGGACtgtccctgcctgccctgcccaggcctgTCTGGTCTCCGCATGTCCACCCAGTGGTTCCGAGGGTCTGCCGCAGGTGACCGCCTCAGGAGCACGGGGCAGTGGCCAGTGCTGAGCCCGTTCCCAGGGTGCTGGCAGGGGCTCCCTTCCCGGGGGGCCCCCAGCTGCCCTGAGATGCACTCACGGGCCTGGAGCAGCCTCAGGCCTCGCCTCCAGGCGGCCAACCTGCCACGTCTGTCCCGCCCTGCGCTTGGCAGGCCCGGAGTCTAAAAATAGCTCTGGAAGAGACTCCGGTCTGGGCTGAGCCAGAGCCGCGCCTGCGAGGGCCCCagcgtggggagggggtgggcgcaGGAGGTTGGGGACAGCAAGGGGTCCGTGCTGTGAGTGGGGACCCCTGCCAGACCCTGCTGGGACCCCCCACTCCAGGGAGGCTGGCAGAGCCATGGGAGGGAGCGTGAGTCAGCCCTGCCCCAGATGTCCCCTTTGATTAGGGAACAAAAGGCCTTTCTGTGGGAGCTGCAGCCTGCGGGGAGGGGTCGAGAgtctgcctgcctcccccagcgTCCCTGAGGGCCAGGGCTTGTGGCTGCCCGCTCATGCAGGGGCTCTGCCCCCTCTTGGGAGTAtgcccctgggccctgctccaTCACACCGCGCTGGGCTCCGGAGACTGTCACCTGGCTGCTGGGGGCCGAGCGGGCCAGGGGGGCTCTGAACTCAACCCGGCGCTGGCCCTGCTGTCACTCTGGGGGCGCTTTCCTGGGGGGACTTGTCGGGAGGGGGCCCTGCAGCTGCCACCGGGCAGTGTTGACGGCTCTGTGCCCCCAGGTGGTGGTGCCCACCCGCGTGGGTCAAGGCTACGTGTTTGAGACGCCCCAGCCGGAGCAGGACGAGTACGACGTCCCACGTCACCTGCTGGGTCCCGGGCCCCAGGACATCTACGACGTGCCCCCTGTCCGCGGGCTCCTTCCCAGCCAGTACGGCCAAGAGGTAGGCGTTGGGGGGCTCTCGAGCCCTGGCCCCACGGTCTCGGGGGCTTTGTACCCTTTTCATGCCTCGGTGGCCCTGCACCTGCCTCACTGCCCCTTTCCCACCCGCAGGTTTATGACACCCCCCCCATGGCTGTCAAAGGTCCCAACGGCCGGGACCCCTCCCTGGATGTGTACGACGTGCCCCCCAGTGTGGAGAAGGGTCTGCCCCTGTCCAGCCACCACGCGGTGAGCACAGGGGTGAGTGGGAGCGCGCCCGGGTGGATGACCCCCGCCTGCCCTCCGCCAGGCGACCTTGCTTTATCATCCCAATTGGAATTCTTTTGAGGGCAAAAGAGATGGAAATGAGAGATGGAAAGGGGGTGCAGGCCCAAGTGACCGTCCGGGAAAGCAGGTGTTGGTGCCCAGGAGCGAGTGGGTAGCCCAGCCAGGTCCCGCCACAGAGCTGAGTGCATCGGGAGCTGCCCTGCCCCCCAGAGTGGGCAGTAGCCGGAGCCGAGTGGCCCTGAGGAGCCGATTGGGAGctcggcgggggtggggtgggtggccaGGACAGTGGCTATGGTGTTGGGCTTGTCGGATCTTTGACACCAgtgtggtctcttgagcaccgccgggggtgctCCTGGGCATCAAGGCAGAAATAGCCCCggaacactgcctggtgtagccCCAGAATCTCTTCTGCCAACCCCCCAGGGTTAGGGCAGCAGTCCTGACCGTCCCCCCACACATGCAGGTGTACGACATCCCCCCATCGGTGAGCAAGGACGTGCCCGACGGGCCGCTGGTGCGTGAGGAGACCTACGACGTGCCACCCGCCTTCTCCAAGGTCAGGCCCTTCGACCCGGCCCGCCACCCGCTGGTCCTCGCCGCGCCCCCTCCGGACTCGCCGCCCCCCGAGGACGTGTACGACGTGCCCCCCCCAGCGCCTGACCTCTACGACGTGCCCCCTGGCCTGCGGCGGCCGGGCCCCAGCGCCCTCTACGACACGCCTCGGGACCGCGGGGCGGCCGAGGGCGTGTACGCGGTGCCACCGCCGGCCGAGCGGGAGGCCCCGGCAGAGGGCAAGCGGCTGTCGGCCTCCAGCACGGGCAGCACCCGCAGCAGCCAGTCGGCCGCGTCCCTTGAGGGGGCGGCGCCGGGCCGGGAGCCCCTGGAGCTGGAGGTGGCCGTGGAGGCGCTGGCCCGGCTGCAGCAGGCTGTGAGTGCCGCCGTGGCCCACCTCCTGGACCTGGCGGGCAGCAGTGGGGGCTGGCGCGGCGCCCCTGAGCCGCAGGAGCCCCCGACGCAGGACCTGAGGGCCGCCGTGGCCACCGTCCAGGGTGCTGTCCATGAGCTGCTGGACTTCGCCCGTGGCGCGGTCGGCAACGCCGCGCACACGCCTGACCGCACTCTGCACGCCAAGCTGGGCCGGCAGCTGCAGAAGATGGAGGACGTGTACCAGACACTGGTGGCCCACGGCCAGGCGCTGGACAGCAGCCGGGGCGACCCAGGCCCCACGCCCGAAGACCTGGACCGCCTGGTGGCCTGCTCGCGGGCCGTGCCTGAGGACGCCAAGCAGCTGGCCTCCTTCCTCCACGGCAACGCCTCGCTGCTCTTCAGACGGACCAAGGGCCCCGGGCCCACGCCCGAGGGGGGAGGCCCCCCGCACGCCAGCGGCCCCGACAAGGCCAGCAGCATCCAGTCCCGGCCCCTGCCCTCGCCCCCCAAGTTCACCTCCCAGGACTCACCAGACGGGCAGTATGAGAACAGTGAGGGGGGCTGGATGGAGGACTACGACTATGTCCACCTGCAGGTGGGTGCCCGCCACCCGCATGGATGCCGCTGCTCACACCTGCCCTGGGAGCCCGTTCCCCACCCCGCGGCTCCATCCTGGCTGGGGAGATGGATTGAGGGAGTCAGGTGGGGTGCGCAGGAGGTGGGCCGGGGAGCCGGGGCTTGTCGTGGTGAGGAGCCAGGTCCCAGGCCATGAGCCACAGGCAGCAAGACCAGTGGCAGCTGCTGTGCCCGGAGGTTCCTGGCGTGGGAAGCCGGGCCCGTGTGCCCTGCGCCCTCCTTGCTCTCCCGGCTGGGCACGGCGGGCAGCGCCACCTGGTGGCcgcacccctgggccctgggtctCAGCCAGTCTCGTGTCTCCTCCAGGGGAAGGAAGAGTTCGAGAAAACCCAGAAGGAACTGCTGGAAAAGGGCAACATCATGCGGCAGGGGAAGAGCCAGCTGGAGCTGCAGCAGGTGCGTCCCGGCGAGGGCTCCGGGGTCACGCCCCCCCTATCCCCGCCCCGAGGCCCCAGAGCTCTGCTGGCTCTCCTTCCTCCCCGGCTCGCCCTGGAGACGCTGCTCGCTGTCCACAGGCCAGCCCGCGGTGCCCTTTCCTGAGTAGGAGAGAGGGTGAACTTTTACCATCGGGAGGGCCCGAGAGGCAGTCCGGGGAGGGAAGGCACCTGCATCGTCTCTCGCCACCCCAGTCCTCTCCCCGAC
This Sorex araneus isolate mSorAra2 chromosome 8, mSorAra2.pri, whole genome shotgun sequence DNA region includes the following protein-coding sequences:
- the BCAR1 gene encoding breast cancer anti-estrogen resistance protein 1 isoform X3 translates to MSVPNVLAKALYDNVAESPDELSFRKGDIMTVLERDTQGLDGWWLCSLHGRQGIVPGNRLKILLGMQDKKPAAPDGVYLVPTPGKTQPGLYQPPGASPQFQSTPAKHSAPFSKPLAPHPAPDLYQVPPGPGSPAQDIYQVPPAAGMGHDIYQVPPSMDARGWEGAKPPAKVVVPTRVGQGYVFETPQPEQDEYDVPRHLLGPGPQDIYDVPPVRGLLPSQYGQEVYDTPPMAVKGPNGRDPSLDVYDVPPSVEKGLPLSSHHAVYDIPPSVSKDVPDGPLVREETYDVPPAFSKVRPFDPARHPLVLAAPPPDSPPPEDVYDVPPPAPDLYDVPPGLRRPGPSALYDTPRDRGAAEGVYAVPPPAEREAPAEGKRLSASSTGSTRSSQSAASLEGAAPGREPLELEVAVEALARLQQAVSAAVAHLLDLAGSSGGWRGAPEPQEPPTQDLRAAVATVQGAVHELLDFARGAVGNAAHTPDRTLHAKLGRQLQKMEDVYQTLVAHGQALDSSRGDPGPTPEDLDRLVACSRAVPEDAKQLASFLHGNASLLFRRTKGPGPTPEGGGPPHASGPDKASSIQSRPLPSPPKFTSQDSPDGQYENSEGGWMEDYDYVHLQGKEEFEKTQKELLEKGNIMRQGKSQLELQQLKQFERLEQEVTRPIDHDLANWTSSQPLAPGRTGGLGPSDRQLLLFYLEQCEANLTTLTNAVDAFFSAVASNQPPKIFVAHSKFVILSAHKLVFIGDTLSRQAKAADVRSQVTHYSNLLCDLLRGIVATTKAAALQYPSATAAQDMVDRVKELGHSTQQFRRVLGQLAAA
- the BCAR1 gene encoding breast cancer anti-estrogen resistance protein 1 isoform X2; translated protein: MNYLNVLAKALYDNVAESPDELSFRKGDIMTVLERDTQGLDGWWLCSLHGRQGIVPGNRLKILLGMQDKKPAAPDGVYLVPTPGKTQPGLYQPPGASPQFQSTPAKHSAPFSKPLAPHPAPDLYQVPPGPGSPAQDIYQVPPAAGMGHDIYQVPPSMDARGWEGAKPPAKVVVPTRVGQGYVFETPQPEQDEYDVPRHLLGPGPQDIYDVPPVRGLLPSQYGQEVYDTPPMAVKGPNGRDPSLDVYDVPPSVEKGLPLSSHHAVSTGVYDIPPSVSKDVPDGPLVREETYDVPPAFSKVRPFDPARHPLVLAAPPPDSPPPEDVYDVPPPAPDLYDVPPGLRRPGPSALYDTPRDRGAAEGVYAVPPPAEREAPAEGKRLSASSTGSTRSSQSAASLEGAAPGREPLELEVAVEALARLQQAVSAAVAHLLDLAGSSGGWRGAPEPQEPPTQDLRAAVATVQGAVHELLDFARGAVGNAAHTPDRTLHAKLGRQLQKMEDVYQTLVAHGQALDSSRGDPGPTPEDLDRLVACSRAVPEDAKQLASFLHGNASLLFRRTKGPGPTPEGGGPPHASGPDKASSIQSRPLPSPPKFTSQDSPDGQYENSEGGWMEDYDYVHLQGKEEFEKTQKELLEKGNIMRQGKSQLELQQLKQFERLEQEVTRPIDHDLANWTSSQPLAPGRTGGLGPSDRQLLLFYLEQCEANLTTLTNAVDAFFSAVASNQPPKIFVAHSKFVILSAHKLVFIGDTLSRQAKAADVRSQVTHYSNLLCDLLRGIVATTKAAALQYPSATAAQDMVDRVKELGHSTQQFRRVLGQLAAA
- the BCAR1 gene encoding breast cancer anti-estrogen resistance protein 1 isoform X1, whose product is MSVPNVLAKALYDNVAESPDELSFRKGDIMTVLERDTQGLDGWWLCSLHGRQGIVPGNRLKILLGMQDKKPAAPDGVYLVPTPGKTQPGLYQPPGASPQFQSTPAKHSAPFSKPLAPHPAPDLYQVPPGPGSPAQDIYQVPPAAGMGHDIYQVPPSMDARGWEGAKPPAKVVVPTRVGQGYVFETPQPEQDEYDVPRHLLGPGPQDIYDVPPVRGLLPSQYGQEVYDTPPMAVKGPNGRDPSLDVYDVPPSVEKGLPLSSHHAVSTGVYDIPPSVSKDVPDGPLVREETYDVPPAFSKVRPFDPARHPLVLAAPPPDSPPPEDVYDVPPPAPDLYDVPPGLRRPGPSALYDTPRDRGAAEGVYAVPPPAEREAPAEGKRLSASSTGSTRSSQSAASLEGAAPGREPLELEVAVEALARLQQAVSAAVAHLLDLAGSSGGWRGAPEPQEPPTQDLRAAVATVQGAVHELLDFARGAVGNAAHTPDRTLHAKLGRQLQKMEDVYQTLVAHGQALDSSRGDPGPTPEDLDRLVACSRAVPEDAKQLASFLHGNASLLFRRTKGPGPTPEGGGPPHASGPDKASSIQSRPLPSPPKFTSQDSPDGQYENSEGGWMEDYDYVHLQGKEEFEKTQKELLEKGNIMRQGKSQLELQQLKQFERLEQEVTRPIDHDLANWTSSQPLAPGRTGGLGPSDRQLLLFYLEQCEANLTTLTNAVDAFFSAVASNQPPKIFVAHSKFVILSAHKLVFIGDTLSRQAKAADVRSQVTHYSNLLCDLLRGIVATTKAAALQYPSATAAQDMVDRVKELGHSTQQFRRVLGQLAAA
- the BCAR1 gene encoding breast cancer anti-estrogen resistance protein 1 isoform X4, whose translation is MNYLNVLAKALYDNVAESPDELSFRKGDIMTVLERDTQGLDGWWLCSLHGRQGIVPGNRLKILLGMQDKKPAAPDGVYLVPTPGKTQPGLYQPPGASPQFQSTPAKHSAPFSKPLAPHPAPDLYQVPPGPGSPAQDIYQVPPAAGMGHDIYQVPPSMDARGWEGAKPPAKVVVPTRVGQGYVFETPQPEQDEYDVPRHLLGPGPQDIYDVPPVRGLLPSQYGQEVYDTPPMAVKGPNGRDPSLDVYDVPPSVEKGLPLSSHHAVYDIPPSVSKDVPDGPLVREETYDVPPAFSKVRPFDPARHPLVLAAPPPDSPPPEDVYDVPPPAPDLYDVPPGLRRPGPSALYDTPRDRGAAEGVYAVPPPAEREAPAEGKRLSASSTGSTRSSQSAASLEGAAPGREPLELEVAVEALARLQQAVSAAVAHLLDLAGSSGGWRGAPEPQEPPTQDLRAAVATVQGAVHELLDFARGAVGNAAHTPDRTLHAKLGRQLQKMEDVYQTLVAHGQALDSSRGDPGPTPEDLDRLVACSRAVPEDAKQLASFLHGNASLLFRRTKGPGPTPEGGGPPHASGPDKASSIQSRPLPSPPKFTSQDSPDGQYENSEGGWMEDYDYVHLQGKEEFEKTQKELLEKGNIMRQGKSQLELQQLKQFERLEQEVTRPIDHDLANWTSSQPLAPGRTGGLGPSDRQLLLFYLEQCEANLTTLTNAVDAFFSAVASNQPPKIFVAHSKFVILSAHKLVFIGDTLSRQAKAADVRSQVTHYSNLLCDLLRGIVATTKAAALQYPSATAAQDMVDRVKELGHSTQQFRRVLGQLAAA